DNA from Thermoanaerobaculia bacterium:
TTCGCGCTCAAGCAGGGGATTCGCCTGCACGGCGAAGTCGAGAGCGGCGGATCCGAAGGGATCTGCCACTCGGTGATGTATCAGGACTACGCGCTCCCCGGCCAGGTGATCATCGGTTCCGACTCGCACACGCCGCACAGCGGCGCTCTCGGCTGCGTCGCGTTCGGCGTCGGCACGACCGACGTCTTCAACTCCTGGACGACGCGCGACGTCCGGGTGACGGTTCCCGAGTCCGTGAAGATCGAGATCCGCGGGGAAAAGCCCGCCGGCGTCACGGCCAAGGACTTCATGCTCGCGATCCTCGCGCATCCGTACGTCAAGGAAGGAAAGGCGATCGGCAAGATCCTCGAGTACACGGGCGACGCCGTGCGCGCGCTCTCGGTCGACGAGCGCGCGACGATGACGAACATGGCGGCGGAGGTGGGAGCTTTCACCGGGATCGTCGCACCCGACGGGAAGACGGTCGATTTCCTCGTCGCGCATCGCGGGATGCCGCGGGCGGAGGCGGAACGCCTCTGCGAAGGGCTCTCCTCGGACGCGGACGCCCGCTGGTCGGAGACGCTCGTCTTCGACGCCGCCGGGATCGGCAGCATGGTCGCGCTGCCCGGGGATCCCGGCAACGGCAAGGCGCTCTCCGATCTCGGCGACGTGCCGATCGAGATCGCCTACGGCGGATCGTGCACGGCCGGGAAATGCACCGACATGGACATGTACGCCGCGGTCTGCGCGGACGCGGTGCGCGACGGGCGGAAGGTCGCCGAGGGAGTGACCTTCTGGATCCAGTTCGGCTCCCAGGACGTGAAGCGCTATTGCGAGGAAAAGGGCTACCTCGCCCTCTTCGAGGAGGCCGGAGCGAAGACGATCGATCCTTCGTGCGGCGCCTGCATCAACGCCGGGCCCGGCGTTTCCACGCGCAGGGACCAGGTCACGGTCTCGGCGATCAACCGGAACTTCCCGGGGCGCTCCGGACCCGGCCAGATGTATCTGGCGTCGCCGTACACCGTGGCCGCGTCGGCGTTCGCGGGAAAGATCTCCGAGTGGAGGCCTGCCGGCTAGCGCGGCGATCCATCGAACGAATACGGGCGCGTCTCGCCGCGCCTCGGTGTTTCCGTCACGGAATATTAATACACGATTTCGCCCGGCCCCCCTGAGAACGAAGTGCCGCTGTACCTGAGCGGAACCTGGTGAGCCGAAGCCTCCGAGGCGCGGGTCAGACGGGTTGGAAGGCGGGATGCGGGTGGTCGAGCCGGCGGCCGAGGCGTCCCGGCCCGTACGTCGAGCGCCGCCAGCCGGCCGAACGCTCCCGCATAACGACCCGTATGGGCCGCGCCCCTATCCGCGAACGCCGAGTTCGCGGATGAGATACAGCAGCGCCTGCCGCGATACCCCCATCTCCTTCGCCGCATGCGTCCGGTTCCCGCCGGTTCGGGCGAGCGCCTCCTCGACGATTCGTCGCCGGAACGCGTCGACCCGCTCCCGGTAGCTGCCCGACGGCTCCTCGGCGGCGGGGCGCAGCCGGGGAAAAGCGTCGCGATCGAGCGTGGCGCCCGGATCGGCGAGCGCGACGGCTTCCATGATCGTGTTCTCGAGCTGGCGGACGTTTCCCGGCCACCGGCAACCCCGCAGCGTCGCGAGCGCGGCCGCGGCGAGCCGCACGGCACCCTTTCCGTACTCGGCGGCGTAGCGATCGACGAAGTGACGGGCGAGGAGCGCGACGTCCTCGCCCCGCTCGCGCAGCGGCGGAAGCTCGATCGTCGCGACCTTGATCCGGTAGTACAGGTCCTCGCGGAAGGTCCCCCTCTCCACCGCGGTTTCGAGGGATTTCGCGGTCGCCGAAACCAGGCGGACGTCCACCGCGCGATGGCGGTTCTCCCCGACCCGCCGGATCTCGCGCTCCTGCAGGGCGCGGAGGAGTTTCGCCTGGAGCGGCGCGGAGAGGTCGCCGATCTCGTCGAGGAAGAGCGTTCCGCCGCCGGCGGCCTCGAACAGGCCGATCCGATCGCGGTCGGCGCCGGTGAACGCGCCGCGCGCATGGCCGAAGAGCTCGTCCTCGAGGAGCGCCTCCGGAAACGCCGCCACGTTGACCGGCACGAAAGGCCCTCCGGCCCGCGAAGAAAGCCGATGCACGGCGCGGGCGACCCGCTCTTTCCCCGTGCCCGACTCGCCGCGGATGAACACCGTGACGCTCTGCGGCGCGATCCGCGCGAGACGGGCGCCGACGGCTTCCATCGAGCGGTCGCCGGTCACGATGCCGCTCGCGCGGAGGAGCGCGATTCCTCCCTGCGCGGCCGCCTCGGGCACGGCGATGTCCGCCCGATTTCGCATCGTCTCGAAGAGCAGCGCCGTGACGTCGGGCTCCGATTCCCCGCCCTCGAGGAAGAGCGGCGGATCGCCCCAGGCGAGCGGGCGCCGCCAGACCGCACGTTCGAAACTCGCGGACCTCCAGAAGATCTCGCCGTCGTCGCCGACGACGCGGAGGGGCTCGTCGCCCGCGGCGATCCGGTCGCGCAGGCGGCGGAGCCGCGCCGGATCGACCGCCGACGCTCCCGGGAGAACCGCGTCGGCGAGCTCCTGCCGACCGGCGCGCCGCAGCGTGTCGCGGGCACGCGCCGCGACTCCCGCATGCGACAGTTCGAACGGCGCGCCGAAGTACGCCCGGGCGCGGAGCACCCGCTCCGCGGCGGCCTCGGGAGCGGAGCGGAACGCCTTCTCGAGCTCCGCCTCCTCCGGGACGACGCCGGCGGCCCACCGCTCGAGATCCGCCACCCGCGCGACCGCCCTCTCCCGGCACCCCGCCATGTCGCCCCTCTCCGCCGCGCGGCGCGCGAACGCGAGGGCTCCTTCGGGATCCCCGGCGAAGAGGCGCGCGTCCGACTCGTCGATCTCGAGCTCCTGCTTCTCGATCGTCTCGCGAAGCCGCTCGCAGAGATCCAGCGCCTCGCGGCGGTCCGCTCGCGACGCGGCGAACCGGCCCCGGCGGAAGGCGACGCGGGAGCGGAACGCGAGGGCGAGCATCCGTCCCTTGACGTCCCCGATCCGTTCCGACTCCGCGCGCATCCGGTCGATCAACGGCTCGGCGTCCGCGTCTCGACCCGTCTCGATCAGGAGATTGACGAGGTTGGCGGCCGCCGTGCGCGCGAGCGCGACGCACCCCGCCCTCCGAAGGATTCCCGCGGCTTCCCGGAGCCGGCGTTCCGCCTCGGCCGCGTCGCCGAGGAGGTACGTCTCGACGGCGAGGTCGATCGAGGCGGCGCCCCGCTCTTCGGGATCGCGGGCGGCGTCGAGCGCCTCGGCGAACCGGACGGCGGCCCCGGCGTGATCGCGGCGATTGGACAGCGCCGTTCCCTCGCCGAGGAGGAACCGGAACTGGAGACGCTCGCCCGACGCGGCGATCCGTCGGCGATGCTCGGCGTACTCGGCGAGCTCTCCGTCGCCGTCGCCCCGGAGGCCGCGGAGCGCCGCGCGGGCGAGCGCGATCTCGAGCTTCTCTTCCTCCGAGCATCCGCTCTCGTTCGACGCGCGCGCGAGGATCGCTTCGGCGTCTTCGAACCTTCCCTCGGAGGCCGCGAGCCGGGCGAGAGCGCGGCGCGCCGCCGAGATCCCGTCGGCCGACCCGCCCGGCCGTTCGGCGAGCGCCGCCCACCGGCGCGCCCCTTCGATGTCTCCTTCCGATTCGGCCGCCCGGGCGAGCCGCGCCACGGCCGCCCGTTCCCAGGGGGAGTCGCCTTCGGCGGCAAGCGTCCGCCAGACGTCCCTGGCCTCCTCGACGAGCCCGAGTTCGACGAGCCGGTCCGCGTGGTAGTAGCGGACGGCCGGGGGCGCGCCTTTCCCCCAGCGCGCGGCCGCCTGGATCAGCGCGTCGAGAGCCCGGGGCCGCTGCGGGGCGGGCTGCCGGCCGAGCAGGCGGTCGGATTCGGCGGCGAAGACCTCCGCGCGATCCCCCTCGATCGCGAGCACGCACCGCCACAGCGGATCGCGCACGGCGGGAAGCCAGAGCTCCGCGAACGCGCGACGCTCCTCCGGCGCGTAGACCGATGCGAGATCCGCGCGCGCGGACGGGTCCGACGGCCGCCATCGCCCGTCGCCGGAGTCCTCGACCAGCCATCCGGACGCCGCGAGCCGCCGAGCCGCCGGAAGGAACGCGCCGGAGCCGTCGACGGCGTCGACGCCCGACGGCGTCCCCCCCGCCGGGTGCGCGAGGAAGATGCCGATCGCGCGCCGTTCGTCGCGCGAGAGGGCGGCCAGCTCGCGGGCGGCCGCATCCGCATCCGCTTCCCGGATCGCGTCGGGAAGGGTTCCCCGCGCCAGGAACGCTCCATAGTCGGGGGAAGACACGAAGCGCGCGGCCGCGGCGCGGACCCGCGCGGGCCGCCGCGCCAGCACCGCCGCGAGCGCCTCGTAGAGAGCGACGGAGGAGGCGAGGTCCGGGGAAGCGATCCAGAGCGCGGTCCGGAGCTCGTCGGGGCGAAGCGAAGCGCGCTCGCCGCTCCACTCGGCGATCTCGATGCCGTGGCGCGAGGCGACCTCTTCGAACAGCGCGGCCGAACCCGCGTCCCAGTCCTCGGGATCGACGCGGATCCAGTCGGTCTCCACCGCCGCGCGCTCGCGGAGGGCGGCTTCCGCGGCGCCGCGTTCCGCGCCACCGAGGCCGAGAGAGGCGCGGAGCGCCTCGTACGGGATGAGAGCGCTCCTTCCCGGGTGGAAGAGGGATGCGGCGCGGCCGGCGAGTCGCCGCGCCGCGACCTCCGCCGCCGCGCGATGGCGGCGTTCTCCCGCGTCGAGCCCCCGCGGTTCGTACCCGATGCCGCGCCGGCGGACCGACGCGAATGCCTCGCCGGTCAGGAAGGGGAACGCGCGGTAGACCTCGACGAGGGCCGCGTCGGGACGGCCGGGGGGCGCGAGAGGATCGAGCCAGCGGTCGAGGAGTTTCCGCGGGGCCGACTCGATCCGCGCGCCGCCGCGGGACGAACGGCCGAAGAAGAGAGGAACGAGAGCGGCGAGAAGAGACGCCGGCCCTTCCGCCGACGCCGCGTCCGCGGAAATCGACCGCGGAGGCCGGGCGAGCCAGAGATGGGGCGACCCTTCCCAGACTTCGACCAGGGCGTCGTCGAAATCGGAGCGTTCGAGGGGAAATCCGCGCGTCCCCAGAAACACCGCCGCCGAAACCGCCTGCAGGAAGAGCGCCGCGGACGTCTCGCGCGAATGCCGCACGACCGGAAGCGGAGTGCCGTCGCGCCGCCGGAACGTCGCCGCGAGGCGCCCGTCTTCGCCGGCGATCCCGGTGAAGCGCGGGAGCACCGGATGCTCGAGGACGAAAAACGCCGCGGCGCGGCGGCGAGCGGACGGAGACCCTCCGATCGGCAGCAGGATCCGATCGTCCGGCGAAGCGGGAGCAGCGGCCGGCGAAGACATCGGTTCGTCGATTGTGAAAGCGGCGCGATCATATCCCGAACACGTCGCGGAAGAAGCCGGGATACGACTTGTCGACCGCGCGAGGGCTCTCGACGAACCCGCCGGCGGCGAACGCGAGCAGAGTGGCGGCCATGACGATCCGGTGATCGGCGCGCGTGGGCAGGAGCGCGGCCGAACGCCCGCCGCCTCCGCCCGCCACCGAGAGCGCGTCTTCCGAGGAGCCGGCGCGGATTCCCGCCGCGCGAAAGAGGTCCTCGAGCGCCGCGATCCGGTCGCTCTCCTTGAGTCTCAGGTGCGCGATGCCGCAAAACGCGCTCTCCCCGTCGACCCTCGCGGCCGCCGCGGCGAGGACCGGAACGGCGTCCGGAAAGTCCGCCGCGTCGACGCGGACGGGCCGTTTCGCTCT
Protein-coding regions in this window:
- a CDS encoding aconitase family protein, producing the protein TLAEKIFARHMVNEKGEQGVPYVKPGDTGFARADLRFSHEYVTPMASIFFEHFVGKDAPVNEPGSILFFRDHLTFLKYVMPPDRVAAGLLDAANELATRQAEFALKQGIRLHGEVESGGSEGICHSVMYQDYALPGQVIIGSDSHTPHSGALGCVAFGVGTTDVFNSWTTRDVRVTVPESVKIEIRGEKPAGVTAKDFMLAILAHPYVKEGKAIGKILEYTGDAVRALSVDERATMTNMAAEVGAFTGIVAPDGKTVDFLVAHRGMPRAEAERLCEGLSSDADARWSETLVFDAAGIGSMVALPGDPGNGKALSDLGDVPIEIAYGGSCTAGKCTDMDMYAAVCADAVRDGRKVAEGVTFWIQFGSQDVKRYCEEKGYLALFEEAGAKTIDPSCGACINAGPGVSTRRDQVTVSAINRNFPGRSGPGQMYLASPYTVAASAFAGKISEWRPAG
- a CDS encoding sigma 54-interacting transcriptional regulator, translated to MSSPAAAPASPDDRILLPIGGSPSARRRAAAFFVLEHPVLPRFTGIAGEDGRLAATFRRRDGTPLPVVRHSRETSAALFLQAVSAAVFLGTRGFPLERSDFDDALVEVWEGSPHLWLARPPRSISADAASAEGPASLLAALVPLFFGRSSRGGARIESAPRKLLDRWLDPLAPPGRPDAALVEVYRAFPFLTGEAFASVRRRGIGYEPRGLDAGERRHRAAAEVAARRLAGRAASLFHPGRSALIPYEALRASLGLGGAERGAAEAALRERAAVETDWIRVDPEDWDAGSAALFEEVASRHGIEIAEWSGERASLRPDELRTALWIASPDLASSVALYEALAAVLARRPARVRAAAARFVSSPDYGAFLARGTLPDAIREADADAAARELAALSRDERRAIGIFLAHPAGGTPSGVDAVDGSGAFLPAARRLAASGWLVEDSGDGRWRPSDPSARADLASVYAPEERRAFAELWLPAVRDPLWRCVLAIEGDRAEVFAAESDRLLGRQPAPQRPRALDALIQAAARWGKGAPPAVRYYHADRLVELGLVEEARDVWRTLAAEGDSPWERAAVARLARAAESEGDIEGARRWAALAERPGGSADGISAARRALARLAASEGRFEDAEAILARASNESGCSEEEKLEIALARAALRGLRGDGDGELAEYAEHRRRIAASGERLQFRFLLGEGTALSNRRDHAGAAVRFAEALDAARDPEERGAASIDLAVETYLLGDAAEAERRLREAAGILRRAGCVALARTAAANLVNLLIETGRDADAEPLIDRMRAESERIGDVKGRMLALAFRSRVAFRRGRFAASRADRREALDLCERLRETIEKQELEIDESDARLFAGDPEGALAFARRAAERGDMAGCRERAVARVADLERWAAGVVPEEAELEKAFRSAPEAAAERVLRARAYFGAPFELSHAGVAARARDTLRRAGRQELADAVLPGASAVDPARLRRLRDRIAAGDEPLRVVGDDGEIFWRSASFERAVWRRPLAWGDPPLFLEGGESEPDVTALLFETMRNRADIAVPEAAAQGGIALLRASGIVTGDRSMEAVGARLARIAPQSVTVFIRGESGTGKERVARAVHRLSSRAGGPFVPVNVAAFPEALLEDELFGHARGAFTGADRDRIGLFEAAGGGTLFLDEIGDLSAPLQAKLLRALQEREIRRVGENRHRAVDVRLVSATAKSLETAVERGTFREDLYYRIKVATIELPPLRERGEDVALLARHFVDRYAAEYGKGAVRLAAAALATLRGCRWPGNVRQLENTIMEAVALADPGATLDRDAFPRLRPAAEEPSGSYRERVDAFRRRIVEEALARTGGNRTHAAKEMGVSRQALLYLIRELGVRG